One Coffea arabica cultivar ET-39 chromosome 5c, Coffea Arabica ET-39 HiFi, whole genome shotgun sequence DNA window includes the following coding sequences:
- the LOC113689444 gene encoding tabersonine 16-hydroxylase 2-like → MSARCVQMFRSIREYEVLNMIKSISAQEGSVINLTAKLSSLTFSIINRLLLIDEVVENILNEHRVKRAESTPGYGEAKQDLVDVLLNIQQSGEFGVPLTDNNIKAVIFEMYFAGVETSSTTMAWAMAEMIKNPRLLKNPKMKYDKFMVKWAMLMSRDLHELKYLQAVIKEAMRLHPAASLLLPRECSEQCEIQGYEIPVKTRVFVNAWAIGRDPDYWTEPEKFIPERFLDSEIDFKGTTFNYIAFGAGRRMCLAYHLLFLTSSYFLLNCSTTSIGSSLVT, encoded by the exons ATGAGTGCAAGGTGTGTCCAAATGTTCCGATCAATAAGGGAATATGAAGTCTTGAATATGATCAAATCAATCTCTGCACAAGAGGGATCAGTTATCAATCTTACAGCGAAGTTGTCTTCTCTGACATTTAGCATCATTAATCGGCTGCTTTTA ATTGATGAAGTAGTTGAAAACATTCTCAATGAGCACAGAGTCAAAAGAGCAGAATCAACACCTGGTTATGGAGAAGCAAAGCAGGATCTAGTTGACGTTCTTCTAAATATCCAACAATCTGGGGAATTTGGAGTTCCACTTACTGACAATAACATCAAGGCAGTCATATTT GAAATGTACTTTGCCGGCGTGGAGACGTCGTCAACAACTATGGCGTGGGCAATGGCTGAAATGATTAAAAACCCAAGACTATTAAAAAATCCCAAAATGAAGTACGACAAATTTATGGTGAAATGGGCAATGTTGATGAGTCGCGATTTACATGAATTGAAATACTTGCAAGCAGTTATTAAAGAAGCTATGAGATTGCACCCTGCTGCTTCACTGTTACTTCCAAGGGAATGTAGCGAACAATGTGAAATCCAGGGATATGAAATCCCGGTCAAAACCAGAGTCTTTGTCAATGCCTGGGCAATTGGTCGAGATCCAGACTACTGGACTGAGCCTGAGAAATTCATTCCAGAGCGGTTTCTTGATTCTGAAATCGATTTCAAGGGAACAACTTTTAATTACATAGCATTTGGAGCGGGAAGAAGGATGTGCCTGGCATATCATTTGCTCTTCCTAACATCGAGCTACTTCTTGCTCAACTGCTCTACCACTTCGATTGGAAGCTCCCTGGTGACTTAG
- the LOC113691118 gene encoding uncharacterized protein, whose translation MRQFGFVQHIPAPCDTDWSLHQVDRRGRRNTDWTLKHYRHIQMWMDRASSIQEGELEEVPGEASLEYMTWYKQRTRLLIGNPSLRPLLPAGYQGIAPANEMMVDTLHRVYYRSLEALPHAEAISVPALTDIRDMCQSTMRAIGCEMRLKLLPLNPIMPLSMDEELQHVVPRARVRRATQEGSQRIHRGGRRRKHVQTDQNSVQNQILSQDEFVGDHMLNQETRDVGNEETTNEFNQTCDRTSEINLDQGQGDEHTEADTTHAQAGEHDLTHVQSDKHDQTHLEFDLQHQTQEHVDRNKCDTCKGRGKNQHLPLRPPSKRVRRQKLCYSGGILK comes from the exons ATGCGACAATTTGGATTTGTTCAGCATATTCCGGCACCATGTGACACGGATTGGAGTTTGCATCAAGTGGATCGTCGAGGTAGACGAAATACAGATTGGACCCTTAAACACTACCGCCACATCCAAATGTGGATGGATCGAGCTTCAAGTATACAAGAAGGTGAACTCGAGGAGGTTCCTGGTGAGGCTAGCTTAGAGTATATGACTTGGTATAAGCAGCGTACAAGATTGCTTATTGGCAACCCATCATTGAGACCACTATTACCAGCTGGTTATCAGGGTATTGCACCAGCTAATGAGATGATG GTAGATACATTGCATCGTGTCTATTATAGATCACTTGAAGCATTACCACATGCTGAGGCCATCTCTGTTCCTGCTCTCACTGATATTCGGGATATGTGCCAATCAACTATGCGTGCCATTGGATGTGAGATGAGATTGAAACTCCTACCATTGAATCCAATAATGCCGCTCTCAATGGATGAAGAGTTGCAACATGTAGTTCCACGGGCACGTGTTCGAAGAGCCACACAAGAAGGTTCACAAAGAATCCATAGAGGGGGACGAAGGCGAAAACACGTCCAAACTGATCAAAACAGTGTACAAAATCAGATTTTAAGTCAGGATGAGTTTGTAGGAGATCATATGTTGAATCAAGAGACTAGAGACGTGGGAAATGAGGAAACAACTAATGAGTTCAATCAGACATGTGATCGGACTTCTGAAATCAATCTCGATCAAGGTCAAGGGGATGAACATACAGAAGCTGATACAACACATGCACAAGCTGGTGAACATGATCTGACGCATGTGCAAAGTGATAAGCATGATCAGACACATCTGGAGTTTGATTTGCAACATCAAACACAAGAACATGTTGATCGAAATAAGTGTGACACTTGTAAAGGTCGTGGTAAAAATCAGCATCTACCCTTGCGGCCACCATCTAAAAGAGTCAGAAGGCAAAAGTTGTGTTACTCTGGAGGCATTCTCAAATGA
- the LOC113690205 gene encoding tabersonine 16-hydroxylase 2-like gives MDLFLFLGAFFLFCLMLVKIVKKSKPVKLPPGPRKLPIIGNLHHLNGSLPHRTLADLAKKYGPLMHLQLGEVSTVVVSSADVAKDFLNKYDTIFANRPTLLTSTILFYNNTHISFSPYGDYWRQLRKIYTMELLSARRVQTFRSIREDEVLNMIKSISSEEGSVVNFTTKLSSLTLSITARAAFGKRSKYHDEFLSLMNEVVILLSGFNVVDMYPSFKILERITGIRRKLERLHKQIDEVLENILNEHKVKRAGWKPGNGEAKQDIVDVLLNIQESGEFGAPLTDNNVKAVIFEIFFGGGETSSTTMAWAMAEMIKNPRLLKRSQDEVRQIYGEMGNVDESRLHELKYLPAVIRETLRLHPAGPFLLPRECSEQCEIQGYEIPVKARVFVNVWAIGRDPEHWTESEKFIPERFLESETDFKGKTFNYIPFGAGRRMCPGISFALPNIELPLAQLLYHFDWKLPGDLNPELLDMTEAFGLAVRPKQDLLLIAIPYHSSSI, from the exons ATggatcttttccttttcctaggtGCTTTCTTCCTATTTTGTTTGATGTTAGTCAAAATTGTAAAGAAATCCAAGCCTGTAAAGCTCCCACCAGGGCCAAGAAAATTGCCCATAATAGGGAACTTGCATCACCTTAATGGCTCCCTGCCTCATCGAACCCTAGCAGACTTGGCCAAGAAATATGGACCCTTGATGCATCTTCAGCTTGGTGAAGTTTCAACTGTAGTTGTATCTTCTGCAGATGTTGCAAAAGATTTTCTGAACAAATATGATACCATATTTGCTAATAGGCCTACTCTTCTTACATCAACCATACTCTTTTACAATAACACTCATATTAGCTTTTCTCCTTATGGCGATTATTGGAGACAACTACGCAAGATCTACACGATGGAGCTGTTGAGTGCAAGGCGTGTCCAGACATTCCGATCAATTAGGGAAGATGAAGTCTTAAATATGATCAAATCAATCTCTTCAGAAGAAGGATCAGTTGTTAATTTTACCACTAAGTTGTCTTCTCTGACATTGAGCATCACTGCTCGGGCTGCTTTTGGTAAAAGAAGTAAATACCATGACGAGTTCTTGTCACTTATGAACGAAGTTGTGATATTGCTTTCAGGGTTCAACGTCGTGGACATGTACCCTTCTTTCAAGATTCTCGAGAGAATTACTGGAATTAGACGTAAGCTGGAGAGGTTACACAAACAGATTGATGAAGTACTTGAAAACATTCTCAATGAGCACAAAGTCAAAAGAGCGGGGTGGAAACCTGGAAATGGAGAAGCAAAGCAGGATATAGTTGATGTTCTTCTAAATATTCAAGAATCTGGGGAATTTGGAGCTCCACTTACTGACAATAACGTCAAGGCGGTCATCTTT GAAATATTCTTTGGCGGCGGGGAGACGTCATCAACAACTATGGCATGGGCAATGGCTGAAATGATTAAAAACCCAAGACTATTAAAAAGATCCCAAGATGAGGTACGACAAATATATGGTGAAATGGGCAACGTTGATGAGTCACGACTTCATGAATTGAAATACTTGCCAGCAGTTATCAGAGAAACTTTAAGATTGCACCCTGCTGGTCCATTTTTACTTCCCAGGGAATGTAGCGAGCAATGTGAAATTCAGGGATATGAAATTCCTGTCAAAGCCAGAGTCTTTGTCAATGTCTGGGCAATTGGTCGAGATCCAGAACACTGGACTGAATCTGAGAAATTCATCCCAGAGCGGTTTCTTGAATCTGAAACCGATTTCAAGGGAAAAACTTTTAATTATATACCATTTGGGGCGGGAAGAAGGATGTGCCCTGGCATATCATTTGCTCTTCCTAACATCGAGCTACCTCTTGCTCAACTTCTCTACCACTTCGATTGGAAGCTCCCTGGTGATTTGAATCCAGAACTACTAGACATGACTGAGGCCTTTGGCCTTGCAGTCAGGCCAAAACAGGATCTGCTTCTGATTGCTATTCCTTACCACTCTTCTTCTATCTAA